A window of Candidatus Methanoperedens sp. genomic DNA:
TCAAAGATTCAAAAATTGGCGATAATGCCTATATCGGAATCGGAAGCAAAATAACGGGTATTGACATTCCCCCTGGAAAATCAGTGCCGGAAGCAGCAGTGATCGATAGTGCAGATGATATTGAAAAGCTTAAAAACGTTACAGAAGAGCAGGAAGAATTTGTTCAGGAAGTAATAAACGTAAATAGAGTCCTTGCGATAGGGTATACCAGGCTATTCGAGAAGAGTGGTGTATCGGCATTTGGTAAAGTCGGCCCTAATGGGGATGGTGATATATTATTGGAGGGAAAGGATATCCTTGCCCGTAGTGGAAGTAATGAACCTGTTATCGGGGCTGGATCAGTTATTGAGTCAGCCCGCATAATCGGGGATGTTTTCCTTGGTGAGAATAGTAAAGTCAAAAGTGGGACATCTATCAGGGCAGATGAAGGGATTCCCACAAAAATTGGGAAGAATGCAATTATAGGCATGAATAATACATTCCATTCCTTGAATGATCAAGAGATCATTATTGGAAATGATCTTAACCTGGGAAGCGATTCAGTATTACATGGACAGCTCATTATAGGGAACAATGTCAGAATAGGTAATAATGCAGTGGTTTTTAAGTCCACGATAGGAAATAACGTGGAGATAGGTGACAATGCGATTGTTGTAGGCGTGAAAGTCCCGGATGGAACTGTAATACCTTCCGGTTCTGTGGTCTTAACAAAGAAAGATGTGAGATTATTGAATCCTGAAGCCGTTGCACCAGGCACAAGATTTGCCTCAATAACGGATTTATTCCTTGTAGGCATGGTCCCGATAGTTCTAGGCCTTGCTGCATCAGTGATCCTGAGAAAAAAAGAGCATTAAGAGGGTTTAATTTAATCCTCTTCATCTTCTTCGTCTTCTTTTCCTGCCTCAAGCAGCAATTCACCATATATTAATTTTTCAATAATATGGGAAACAAAAAGACGTTTATGATATTTTTCTATATTTTCATTCAGATGAAGCTGTGAATCGATCTGGACCCTTATCAATACGAACCTGAATTTTTCAAGGTCTTCAATTTCCAGAGATTTTATTGTTTCCAGAAAATATGGCAATTTATCAGGATCATCCACGACTTGTGCTATAATAAGAATATTATCATGGACTTTTTCAATATCCACATCCATCTGGCCTGTTAGAAGTTCCAATGTTTTTAATGAATATTTCTTATCTTTGAAAAAAATAATATCCATAATAACCACGTATTCTATATCTAATAAGTCCTATATTACCCCAGCGGAGAAAAATGGACACACCCGTAATTTTAAAAATATTTCATAAAGGAAAGATGAAAGAGTATTTTGTTAAGCCTGAGGGCGAAATGCATACTGACCTCGGGATTATAAAGCTTGGTGAACTTAAAACGAAAAACTTCGGAGATAAAATAAGTTCCCATCTGGGTGCGGAATTTATAATCCAGAAACCCCGTGCTCCTGATTTTTTTATTCATGCCAGGCGCAGTGGAGCGCCTATGATGCCAAAGGATATCGGGGTGATTATCTCAAGCACGGGTCTTTGCTCTTCGGATCAAGTGCTGGATGCGGGAACCGGTTCCGGGATACTTGCAATATATCTTGGAGGCATTGCGAAGAAGGTCATAACATATGAAGTGAGAGAAGAATTCGTAGAAATAGCCAGGAATAATATTGCTCTCACAGGTCTTTCAAACATAGAATGCAGGCATGGGGATATTATAGAAGAGATCCATAAATCGGATGAGAAATTTGATGTTATAACACTTGACACTATTGCGGCTGCCCGGGTGATTCCATATGTCCCGGCTGTCATTTATCCGGGTGGTTTTCTTGTCGCATATTCACCTTTCTTTGAGCAGGCAAAAGAGATCAGGGAGGCCATTGCAAAAACGAATTATTTAGATGTGACGACAATAGAGAACCTGGAACGTGAGATTTCTTTCACAGACAGGGGAACACGACCCTCAACCTCAAAAGTAGGCCATACGGGTTTTATTACAATAGCCAGATATTAATTATATCGGCAATTTTGGTAATTAAGAAACTTTTTGTGATTATAATATAAATATGATGCCAAATAGAATATAAAAAACCGAACTAAACAATAATAAAGCTTAAATCCGTTTTTTTTATGTGATAGTTCCCCTGCAACCAAATTTTAAATTGAATAAATAATGGAATAGTAAATCTTATTACCTATGTAATTGTTTCATAAGAATGATGAGATTTGTCTTTATCTGCATATTTTTACTATTAGGAGCAAATATTGTAGCAGCACAGCCTGTACCATCTGCTCAGTCTGTAATAACAGTTAATATTAACGAAAGTGGAGATGCGGTATGGACCATGGAAAAATTCTTTCCTCTTTCACAGTCCGATTTAAACCAATGGGAAAGTGCCATAAAAACTGGCCAGAACATGTCCAATTATAGAAATATTCCGGATTACGAAATTATTATCAAATCATTTCAGTATTCAGCAGCTAATTTCTCAAACCGCACAATGGAAATTGAGCCCTTCAATATCTCATATGATACCAGGAAAACATTTTCAGATGGGCTCGGAATTATAAGATATACTTTCAAATGGACAAATTTTTCTTATAATGATTCAGAAAAAATATATATAGGGGATGCCTTCCCCGGTGGTCTCCTCTCACCGGATAACCAGCTAGTAATCAAAATACCTGATGGGTATAATGTTACAAATGTGACGCCTGTTTATGATAAAAAGAATGGGAACCTTTTGATCTGGGATGGGACTCTTTATAGTAATCTCAGCAGCGGGGAACCAAATATTATACTCTCCCGGGAGAACGTAACAGTTCAGGCTATAGAAAATGCCGGGAATGAAAAAGAATCATGGCTGGCAAAATTGCCAATCCTGGAGATCGCCATAATTTTCCTCTCTATTATAGCATTAGCTGCTTTTATTAGATTATTGAAAAAAAGGCGTTCAGGAAAAGTCTCCACAGCAGAAATGGTATCACAGATGCCAAAAGAGATGCTTCATGAAATTTCTGAAATCCCGGGAGCATGGACACAAATTGTGGAATCTATTCAAAATCAATTTGGAAATGAATCCATAGAAGAATTGGAGAAGGCTGCAAGAGAACAGAGAATGAAAAACATGGGGCTTGATCCCAGTATTCCACTTTCCGACCTGGCAAAAGAAGACCTGGAGGATGAGGAGATGGTAAAACAATTCCTTCTCAGGTCAGGTGGACAGGCATATCAAACCGATATTGTTGAACATAGCGGACTATCAAAATCCAAGATCAGCATGGTTCTTTCCAAAATGAAAGACGATGGTATGATAATAAAGATAAGAAAAGGTAAAGAAAACCTGATAAGACTGGTTCAGTGAATCATAAATTAAGGGTAAAGAAATTATGAAAATATTCTTTGCTGGTTCCATCAGGGGAGGCCGGAGTATGCTGCCGGCTTATATCCAGATAATAGAAAAGCTCAAAAATCAGGGACATACGGTCGTAAGCGAACACGTAGCATCTGAAGTTCTTGAGGAAACAGAAGCAAAAATAACTGATGAAGAAATATGCAAAAATGACTTAGGATATATTGACAGTTGCGAATGTCTTGTGGCTGAAGTAACGATTTCCTCGATCGGTGTTGGTTACGAGATAGGTTATGCGGTATCAAAGGGCAAACGTGTTCTTTGCATTTACAGGGAGGAGACGAATGTTTCAGCCATGGTGCGTGGAAACAGGCAGATCATATCGGTCCCATATACGAATATCGAGGAATTGGAAAATATCTTCACGACGCTGAATAATTAAAAATCAAACAACGAGCTCTGGGCTTTAATTTCTTTCTTTAAAGAAATCTCCGGTCGCTCATTGTCCGGTTTTTTCTTTCCTTGTCTTTGTTCATTAATTTCTGATTTTTTCTTTTTCAGTTCAGAATTTTGATTTTCCGATTCAGAATATTGATTTTTCGACTCACTGGCTCCGAATCCTCCGAATAGTTCAACCTCATGCTCCGTTTCTTTTTCAATTAATAATTGAGCGCTTTCATATATTTTCTGGATTTTCTTTGTAACGGTCTTTGATTCGATCAGATATGCAATTTCTTCCGGTTCAAGTCCTAATAAAGCAGTGACCTGGGGAGCGTATTCATCATCTTTCATAATGGTCCTGAAAAACGGGAATAACTGTGATCGGGTAAAACTCATAGAAACATGGCAGTGTATGCCAATTTTTTTTGCAGTAGAATCCCGGACCATCCTCATCCCTTTGGTCTGTCCGAGCTTTCTCCATAACGATGGCGGCTGGTATTTTACAAAACCGCTGTTTCGATGAGACCTTGCGACCATAACACCAGCTGTCATCAGTACCCCTGCATACCTCCACATATTGTAATTCTGTCTTCTTTTCACCCTGCCAAGAAAAATTGCTGCTCTTCCAAGAGAATGATATCCCTGCGCAAGATCATGTGGTGAGGTATATTCAATAGGAAGATTTTCATCCATCCATTGTATCAGATCATCCGGGTTCTCATCAAGATGAAAAGCTGCATCATGAGCTTCACGGATATTTGTGCTCTTAAAAATTTTTGCGAGAAACTTGAAAATGTTTTCCTTGCTATCCCTTTCACCTGTACTTATATCCTCGACCTGGATAGAGGGCTTACCCTGGGCAATGGCCTGGAGATCATTTATCGCGCTTCGGATATCCCCGTTTGCATTCTCGGCAATTTTCTCAATAACTCCCGGACCGCATTTAATTCCTTCAGCCTCAACGATTCTCTTTAGCGCCGGGATCATGGAACGCGACATCACGGAATTGAACTGGATGGGTTTACATGCAGTCCTGAGGCCCGGAGACATATCATAAAGTTCATTTGCTATAAGAATGACAGGCTGGCTTGTTTTCTTGATCAGCTCCACTATTGCCCGTTCACCTCCGCGGTCAGCTGTGCCGTGGATATTGTCTGCTTCGTCCATGATGATTAGCCGTTTTATCCGTGTTCCGTCCAGCGTCCCCATCCTGGAAGCTGACCCTGCGACTTTATCTATGATATCCGCAGTGCGCTGGTCGCTTGCATTTAACTCTATGACTTCCCAGCCCATCTCCCTGACAAGAGCATGGGCTGCCGTAGTTTTGCCTATTCCTGCCCTGCCGTATAATACAACAGCCCTGTTTTCGGGAATACCGCACATCCAGGACTTAGCCCATTTCTTTAGCTCCTCTATCGGTTTATTGTGTCCAACAACGGCAGATAAGGTCTGCGGGCGGTATTTTTCAGTCCAGTCAAGGGTCATGGTTTACCTGTAGTTCAACTTATATTGCTTAAATACATATCTCTTTATCAGAATGAGACTTAATATCATCCAGCTTTTTATTAATTCCTCTGTAATGATGTCAAATTTATTTATTCCTATCTTTGCAAGTGAACTGCATGCAACAGGAACTCAAATAGGGATTATAGGAGCATGTTACGGACTTGCGCTTTTCCTTTCAACATATATATTCAGCAGGGCGGCAGATAATTATCCCCCCAAGATGCTTCTATATATCGGTTTTGTAAGTTCATCCATAACTTTTTTTATCCAGATGTTTGCATACGATCCGGCCAGTCTTGCGATTTTACGCGCTCTTGCGGGATTTAGCGCAGGTATTTACCCGGCAGTGCTTTTGCTCTACGTTTATAACCTGAAACGAAGCATCGGGAAGTTCAGTTCATTCATGCCTCTTGGCTGGGCTCTTGGTAATCTGATGGCAGGAGTTATAGCTGTATATTCAGAGATTTTCACCATTGCCTCCCTTTTGTTTGCCGCATCGTTCCTTATTACATTGACGCTTCCTGAAACCCGGGCAGGTACAAAAAAGAAAACAAATCTTTTTTCAGTTGAACTCCTGAAAAAAAACTGGAATATTTACTTTCCATTTTTTATGCGACAAATCGGGGCAAATGCCGTCTGGTTGATCTTCCCCCTGTATCTTGCCAGTCTTGATGCCAATAAATTCTGGATAGGAATAATATATATGTTGAATCCCACGCTTCAATTCTTTATTATGAGGCGGCTTGACAGATATGATAATAAGTTTCTGGTCCATGCAGGCGATCTGCTTTCCGCGGCAGCATTTATTGCTTTGATACCATTAACAATTTTTTACCAGGCGGTTCTTGGTCTTGCCCTGATCGCTTTTTCATATTCATTTCTTTATGTTGGTTCAACGAACCAGCTGATAAAGAATAATGAAGAAAAAGGAGCTGCTGCCGGATTGCTTAATTCATGCATAGCCCTTGCCTCCATCATCGGCTCATTCATAGGCGGCATAATCCTTGAATATTTTGGGTTCAGGGCTGTTATGGCAACAGGTGCTTTTTTTGCTCTTGTTGGTTATGCCATCATGCTGCTGGCTGATAAGACTCACACACCCCAAAAAAGTTCATGAGAAGCTCATTTCCTTTTTCAGTATGAGAGACTTCAGGGTGCCACTGGACACCATATAAGGGCTTTACTTTATGTTTCATAGCTTCTACTTCGCATATCCGGGAACTGGCAAGCTTTATAAAATCGGGTGGAATTACAGATACTTCGTCCGCATGCGATGCCCATACGTTTGTCTTCGGCCCAAGTCCTTTTAATATATCGTTTTCTTCAATGATCTCTATTTCAATTGCAGCATATCCACCCGCAGCGCCTGTTCTCACTGCCCCGCCATAAGCCTGCGCTATGACCTGGTGGCCGAGGCAAATGCCAAGTATGGGAAGATCAAGCTTCTTAACATATATGCTGCAATTTCCCGCGCGCATAAGTGTGGGGCCGCCGCTGAGTATCAACCCATCCGGTTTTTTTTCAAGGATCTCTTCTATTGAAGAAGTATTTTTCACCAGCTCTACTTCCTGGTCAAGATCGCGCGCAGCACGATGTATAAGATGGCAGGTCTGGCCATAGTTATTGACAACGATGATTTTTACCATTTCATGTAAAATTGTTGTCCGGGTTATTAAATAATACTACAAGCCTGATGACGCTGGAAGACCTGACACGATAGGGTGGTTCACTTCTTGAAATTTTGAACAGTAAAAGGTAAATATGTTGTGTTATAATGTAAGCCAGTCTTAAGATGTCGAAAGGAGATCCCGATGAATTTAATTAATGAAAAAATGATTGACGAATATGTCAAGAAGTTCAATTTCAGACAAATGCTAATTATTCCTGTAATACTTCTTATAGTGTCATTGTCGATTTTGGCTTATACTTCCTACACGACCAGAACGCCTGAGGGGCTTGGTGCGCCTGTGAAACTCGGCATGGAATTCCAGGGCGGAACGGCCATAACTTTTGACAGTTCAAAGACTCCTGAACAGTTAAAAGAAGAATTTTCAGCATATCCTGTTGTGCAGGCAAGGGAATATGGCGGTGGTAACCAGAGATTATTACAATTCGGCCCCATGACGGAATCCCAGGCCACAGATGTTATAAACAAGGTAAATTCCGAATACTCCAATGTAGGTCAAATAACACAAATGGGAGAAGTAGTCAGTAAATCTTTACAGCGGCAGACGCTTAACGCTATATTATTCTCGTTTATTGGAATGGCTATTGTTGTCTTCATAATATTTCGGGTTTTTGTGCCATCCATAGCAGTGGTGATTTCGGCGTTTGCCGATATTGCCTTTGCTGCGGCGATGATGGATGTATTCGGCATTGTTCTCTCTCTCGGGACTGTTGCAGCCCTTCTGATGCTGATAGGTTACTCTGTAGATACCGATATCCTTTTGACCACACGTCTTCTCAAGCGAAAGGGTGAACTGGGTGACAAGATCAAGGACGCCATGAAAACCGGTATGACAATGACATTAACGACCCTTGCGGCCCTTATCGCATTATTCCTGGTTTCATCGGGTTCCTCTCTTGTATCATCGTTTACGCGTATTGATATAATAAGAGATATTTCCGTTGTCCTTATTTTCGGTTTGATAGCAGATATAGTAAACACCTGGATGACAAATGTGGGAATCCTGAAATGGCATCTGGAAAAAACCGGAAAAACGGAAACCAGGATCGAAAAACCTAAGAAGAGGAGGCATGCAGCATGAACGATGAAGAACCTTTTTACAAAAAGCCACGAGTTCTCCTATTATTGGTCGTGATCCTTGCTTCAATTGTGGCAATGACTGTCTCTTATAAGAACGGGGAAGTGAAAGTAGGCAGTAATCTCAACTATGGACTTGATCTGGAGGGCGGTTCATGGCTGCAACTGCAGCTCCAGGGAGCGATTGTCCAGGTAAGCGCAGACGAGAGCAAAATAATTCAATCGGAATTCCAGAGGCTATTAAATGACCCTTCCGTCAAGGTCGAAGAGACCACTTTAAATTCAGTTACCTTTACAACCGCAAAACAGACCACCCAGAAAACAATAGATGGCTTCGGATTTGGCAAATCCACGATAACCCAGGCTCCAGGCGGGGGCACCAGGATCTCCCTGCAAATAAGCAGGGGATATGCCATCCAGAAATATCTTGAGAATAATCTCAATGCAGAGATAAAAATGATCCCTGGAAATATTCTTACATTTGAAATAAGAAAAACCGTGACCCAGGATGAATTGGATGCTCTGCTTAGACCAGTGGATGGGAAAGTCAATTCCTTCAAAGCCGGTGTATCATCGGAAACAAGAGAGGAAACAAAGAAGATTCTTGAATCCAAGCTCAATAACCTTGGGATGAAAGAGATCCCGATACGGACAGTTGGAGACAATTATATCCTCATCGACCTTGCAGGCGTGGATATAACCACAGCAAAGAATCTTGCTGCCAAACCAGGAAAATTTGAAATTCGGATACAGGTGAATGGCAATGAAAGTGAACATGTGCTGTATGGAACGGAAATAACACCAGGACTGCCTGAAAAACAGACCGGCGATGTATGGGGCATGTCTTTTACCCTGAGTGACGCTGGTGCAGCAGCACTCCGTGATGCTGCAATACAGTATGGAGCGGTCACAAATCGTTTAGATCATGAGCTGATAATGTTGCTTGATGAAAAGGAGATATATAGTGCTCCGCTGTCACCGGAACTGGCCAGGAACATCCAGAGCGTACCCCAGAAAGGCCTTACAGCAACAACAGGCACAGGAGATGAGGGACAAAGAGAAGCAATTGAACTCCAGATCCATTTAAGAGCCGGTGCCCTGCCTGTGAAGGTGGATGTGATAGGCGCTGGAGAGGTTTCAGCAGAACTTGGCTCCAGGTTCAAGTCCCAGGTTTTGATCGCCGGATTAATAGCACTTATATTGGTCGCCATAGTAGTTTCATTAAGATATAAGCAGCCAAACATCGTTATCCCGATGCTTTCGACATCCTTCAGTGAAGTTATGATCATACTGGGTTTTACTGTCCTTGTCGGGTTCCAGCTTGACCTACCCACAATCGCGGGTATAATTGCGGTCATCGGGACAGGTATTGACCACCTTATAATTATTACTGATGAGGTTCTTGCAGGCGGTGCAATGCCACCGGATAAGGTTTATAAATCGCGCCTAACCAAAGCATTTGCCATAATATTCTCAGCAGCTGCAACAGTGCTTGTGGCGATGTCTCCTCTCCTGATCATGGGATTTGGCGCTCTGAGAGGCTTTGCCGTAATTACCATAGTCGGTGTACTTATCGGGGTATTCATTGCAAGACCTGCATATGCCGAAGTTATCCAGAGCATGCTTGTTGAAGATACTGGCAGGAAGTTCGTAGATGAGTAAAAATACTGCACAATAAGAATATAAATAGAAAATGATGTAGTTCCAACTCAAATAAAGAACATTTTAGGCAAGAAATGAGACCTAACAATAGCTTAATAAATGAATGAATCCAAGTATGTATTATAATAGATATAGCAATTATTTAGAGCCATTCATTATGTTTTCATGCAATTTTCCAATGGTCAAACATTATTTCTAAAATCGAAAAGATGCGAGGTAAGAATATGTCAAAACTTAAAAAGCGAGAATTGGAGCGAAAAGGCGAAAAGAAACAGAAGATATTGGATACTAAATTGATGGGTGAGCATCTTGGGGATTTAACTAAAAAAGAAGTGGAAGTAGCGGAACTCCCTGAGGACTGAATTGAAGATAAATGTAAAAATCCTGTCTGGAGGTGTTAAAGAACAAAACTTGGACGTTCCATCGGCATCAACATATGAAGAGCTTCTTGAATCTCTTCATATCAATCCGGAAATCGTTCTTGTGTTCAGAGGAGGCAATCCTGTGCCACTTGATGAAAAAGTTACATCCGATAATGTTGAAATATTAAGAGTGGTGACAGGCGGATGATTACATTGGCTGTAAATCTTTCATCATGGCAGCTATGCAATTAACAGATGCTTATGGGCGAACAATAAAGAGCCTGCGAATTTCCATCACAAACCGCTGCAATCTTAAGTGCATTTATTGCCATCGTGAAGGTGAGATGCGTTATACCAATGATGAGATGAGTGTTGAAACCATAGCTAATATCGTGGTGGCTTCAAAGAAATTCGGGGTTAATAAAGTGAAATTCTCAGGGGGCGAACCTTTAATGCGCAATGATTTTGAAAATATCCTCAGAGCTCTTCCGGAATTAAAGGATATTTCAGCTACAACCAACGGTACACTTCTTGTGCAAAGGGCAGACGACCTTGCCAGGAGCGGCCTTAACAGGATAAACATAAGCCTCCCCTCCCTGCGGGCTGAAAAATACAGGAAAGTAACGGGTGGTGATGTAAGAATCGTACTTGAGGGAATAGATGCTGCTGTAGCCTCCGGCCTTGTACCTGTCAAGTTAAATATGGTACTCATGAAAGGATTAAATGATACTGAAATTCAGGAAATGATGGATTTTATTCAAAAATATAATGGGAAGGTAATCCTTCAGCTAATTGAATTGATGAATTTCCAGCAGACGGCGCAGTACCAGGTAAATATCAATGAGGTAGAAAAATTCCTTGAGAAAAGGGCAACGGATATAGAAGAACGATCAATGCACAGAAGAAGGAAATACCATATAGATGGTATTGAGGTCGAGCTTGTCCGCCCCATCGACAATTCGCATTTCTGTGCAAACTGTAACAGGCTCAGGGTGACTTCTGATGGAAAGCTGAAACC
This region includes:
- a CDS encoding methyltransferase domain-containing protein, whose amino-acid sequence is MDTPVILKIFHKGKMKEYFVKPEGEMHTDLGIIKLGELKTKNFGDKISSHLGAEFIIQKPRAPDFFIHARRSGAPMMPKDIGVIISSTGLCSSDQVLDAGTGSGILAIYLGGIAKKVITYEVREEFVEIARNNIALTGLSNIECRHGDIIEEIHKSDEKFDVITLDTIAAARVIPYVPAVIYPGGFLVAYSPFFEQAKEIREAIAKTNYLDVTTIENLEREISFTDRGTRPSTSKVGHTGFITIARY
- a CDS encoding deoxyribonucleoside 5'-monophosphate N-glycosidase; translation: MMKIFFAGSIRGGRSMLPAYIQIIEKLKNQGHTVVSEHVASEVLEETEAKITDEEICKNDLGYIDSCECLVAEVTISSIGVGYEIGYAVSKGKRVLCIYREETNVSAMVRGNRQIISVPYTNIEELENIFTTLNN
- a CDS encoding replication factor C large subunit, whose protein sequence is MTLDWTEKYRPQTLSAVVGHNKPIEELKKWAKSWMCGIPENRAVVLYGRAGIGKTTAAHALVREMGWEVIELNASDQRTADIIDKVAGSASRMGTLDGTRIKRLIIMDEADNIHGTADRGGERAIVELIKKTSQPVILIANELYDMSPGLRTACKPIQFNSVMSRSMIPALKRIVEAEGIKCGPGVIEKIAENANGDIRSAINDLQAIAQGKPSIQVEDISTGERDSKENIFKFLAKIFKSTNIREAHDAAFHLDENPDDLIQWMDENLPIEYTSPHDLAQGYHSLGRAAIFLGRVKRRQNYNMWRYAGVLMTAGVMVARSHRNSGFVKYQPPSLWRKLGQTKGMRMVRDSTAKKIGIHCHVSMSFTRSQLFPFFRTIMKDDEYAPQVTALLGLEPEEIAYLIESKTVTKKIQKIYESAQLLIEKETEHEVELFGGFGASESKNQYSESENQNSELKKKKSEINEQRQGKKKPDNERPEISLKKEIKAQSSLFDF
- a CDS encoding MFS transporter, which encodes MRLNIIQLFINSSVMMSNLFIPIFASELHATGTQIGIIGACYGLALFLSTYIFSRAADNYPPKMLLYIGFVSSSITFFIQMFAYDPASLAILRALAGFSAGIYPAVLLLYVYNLKRSIGKFSSFMPLGWALGNLMAGVIAVYSEIFTIASLLFAASFLITLTLPETRAGTKKKTNLFSVELLKKNWNIYFPFFMRQIGANAVWLIFPLYLASLDANKFWIGIIYMLNPTLQFFIMRRLDRYDNKFLVHAGDLLSAAAFIALIPLTIFYQAVLGLALIAFSYSFLYVGSTNQLIKNNEEKGAAAGLLNSCIALASIIGSFIGGIILEYFGFRAVMATGAFFALVGYAIMLLADKTHTPQKSS
- a CDS encoding GMP synthase subunit A, with the protein product MVKIIVVNNYGQTCHLIHRAARDLDQEVELVKNTSSIEEILEKKPDGLILSGGPTLMRAGNCSIYVKKLDLPILGICLGHQVIAQAYGGAVRTGAAGGYAAIEIEIIEENDILKGLGPKTNVWASHADEVSVIPPDFIKLASSRICEVEAMKHKVKPLYGVQWHPEVSHTEKGNELLMNFFGVCESYQPAA
- a CDS encoding protein translocase subunit SecF: MNLINEKMIDEYVKKFNFRQMLIIPVILLIVSLSILAYTSYTTRTPEGLGAPVKLGMEFQGGTAITFDSSKTPEQLKEEFSAYPVVQAREYGGGNQRLLQFGPMTESQATDVINKVNSEYSNVGQITQMGEVVSKSLQRQTLNAILFSFIGMAIVVFIIFRVFVPSIAVVISAFADIAFAAAMMDVFGIVLSLGTVAALLMLIGYSVDTDILLTTRLLKRKGELGDKIKDAMKTGMTMTLTTLAALIALFLVSSGSSLVSSFTRIDIIRDISVVLIFGLIADIVNTWMTNVGILKWHLEKTGKTETRIEKPKKRRHAA
- a CDS encoding preprotein translocase subunit SecD; amino-acid sequence: MNDEEPFYKKPRVLLLLVVILASIVAMTVSYKNGEVKVGSNLNYGLDLEGGSWLQLQLQGAIVQVSADESKIIQSEFQRLLNDPSVKVEETTLNSVTFTTAKQTTQKTIDGFGFGKSTITQAPGGGTRISLQISRGYAIQKYLENNLNAEIKMIPGNILTFEIRKTVTQDELDALLRPVDGKVNSFKAGVSSETREETKKILESKLNNLGMKEIPIRTVGDNYILIDLAGVDITTAKNLAAKPGKFEIRIQVNGNESEHVLYGTEITPGLPEKQTGDVWGMSFTLSDAGAAALRDAAIQYGAVTNRLDHELIMLLDEKEIYSAPLSPELARNIQSVPQKGLTATTGTGDEGQREAIELQIHLRAGALPVKVDVIGAGEVSAELGSRFKSQVLIAGLIALILVAIVVSLRYKQPNIVIPMLSTSFSEVMIILGFTVLVGFQLDLPTIAGIIAVIGTGIDHLIIITDEVLAGGAMPPDKVYKSRLTKAFAIIFSAAATVLVAMSPLLIMGFGALRGFAVITIVGVLIGVFIARPAYAEVIQSMLVEDTGRKFVDE
- a CDS encoding MoaD/ThiS family protein, producing the protein MKINVKILSGGVKEQNLDVPSASTYEELLESLHINPEIVLVFRGGNPVPLDEKVTSDNVEILRVVTGG
- the moaA gene encoding GTP 3',8-cyclase MoaA — encoded protein: MQLTDAYGRTIKSLRISITNRCNLKCIYCHREGEMRYTNDEMSVETIANIVVASKKFGVNKVKFSGGEPLMRNDFENILRALPELKDISATTNGTLLVQRADDLARSGLNRINISLPSLRAEKYRKVTGGDVRIVLEGIDAAVASGLVPVKLNMVLMKGLNDTEIQEMMDFIQKYNGKVILQLIELMNFQQTAQYQVNINEVEKFLEKRATDIEERSMHRRRKYHIDGIEVELVRPIDNSHFCANCNRLRVTSDGKLKPCLLRNDNLVDVNNKEPDEIAELMKFAMEKREPFYKDTE